Below is a genomic region from Brassica oleracea var. oleracea cultivar TO1000 chromosome C9, BOL, whole genome shotgun sequence.
AAACTATGTTATGTTTAGCTCTCTAATAATCTACATAGAACGGATGTCAATCTATGTAGCTTATCAGTCACCCCTCTTGGCTACATGAAATGGTGTGATTGTGATAATGTTTCTCAAATAAGAATGTGAAATTCAAAACAGGTTTGTGAAACTGTAATATTCATTTATTCCCAGCTAATATAGAATAAGAATCTGATCACCAAACGAATAATTACATTACCACGGCACCGTCCATTGAGAATTAATCAATGTTATCACTTATCAGAATCTTTTTTTAAAAACAGCTAATAAAAGTTCAATAGCGTACAACCCACGAGCCTCCGATCTATATTAACCTCACCTATATCGTACCCTTTTACGTACCATCATGAGGTAACATCATGAATCCACAATACAAGACCGTGAACGAGAAGGACTCGACGGTTACGCATAAGAACATCGGTCAGGGCGGTCGTAATAGCAACAATCCTTACGTCCAGACTACTACACCCACCTCGGCTTCTGATAAGAGTAAGCAAAAAAAATGTAAAATGTAATTACTTTGCTTATATGAGTATGTGTCATAGTTAATCACCCATTAATCAGTGATGTTCGATTATATAAACGTTGATACTGATATTATGATGATATATATGATGGATCGATATAGGGTCGAAAGATAAGATTCTTGAGGTGTTTAATCGGTGCGGGAAGAAAGTGGAGCAGGTGACTCGTAAGGCAGAATCATTCGCCGACGGTTTGAAAGACCACCGTACGTGACCTCTTCATATATATATATTGCCTTCTTTATTAGTCAATGCCATAAAAGGTTTCTTAAATTAAGTTGTCAGTTTATTTCAAAAGTACGTGTATATATTACAAAAATATTGATCATTTGGTTTTTATAAATAATTTCCCTAATTAGATATTATATTAATCAATTCTACATCTAGTTTTATTAGTGGGAAAATGTGAATTTTATAGAATTTCGGATGATTTGATTTGATTTATTGAACTAAGTTTAACTTTGGTTTACTCTGCCGGATTTGGTTTGGGTTGTGTTAGTTTTATCTTTGAAGTTGCTCAAAAGCTAAATCATCCCTGTTTTTTTTTTTACGAGACTGGACATGAACAGTGAAGTTTAGTCCTAGCCTAAGTGATGCAGCAAGGGCTAGGCTTGCTCAAGGCACTAAAATATTGGTTGAAGGAGGACCATACAGAGTGTATCAAAGAGAGTTTGGTCTATTATCCGCAGAGAAACTCTTGGACTCGTTCGTTTGCTACATATCGACCACTTCAGGACCAGTGACCGGAGTGTTATACATTTCAAATAGAAGGATCGCTTTTTGCAGCGACTATGCTATCCGCAGTCCTTCCACCGGTGTTCCGGCTTATTATAAGGTCAGACTATACGACTCTTTAATGTTCCATTTTAGTCCATAATCACCAATCAGTACTAATAAAAGATGTGATGTTCTAATGTATTAATAGGTGGTGATGGAATTAGAAAAGATAAGGAGCATTAACTCATCATCGAACGTGTTGAAGCCAAGCGAGAGGTATGTGCATGTGGTGACACAAGATGGGTTTGAGTTTTGGTTCATGGGCTTCGTCTCCTACATGGATGCTTTCAATTGTCTCAACAAAGCTCTCGGTTTAACTACCATGCATCGTAATTCTGTTGTGTAAACCAAGTTCTGAGACCTTTTGTTAATTATCACTAATAAGTTGTCTACACGGCATATATAACTTGTAGGAATTTGGGTCCGTATGGTGTGTGTCTAGTCATCAAAGATTGATTTACGCAAAGTAATAAAGCATCTCCAACCTCACTGCAAAAAAATCTGTAAAATTGAGTAGAAAATTTTGTCACGAACAAACAAAAAAGACATTACTCTATATATGCAGTAATACTTTTTTTGTTTGTTCATGACTGTATTTTCCACTTTATTTTGCAGTTTTATTTACAGTGGGGTTAGAGATGCTCTTAAATACTTTGAATGTGTGTAATATGTTCTTCTAGATCATCATCACCTGTATCCATTTTTAAAGCTATATATCAATCCGTTAAAGCTTTAAATTATTCACTCAAATTTATAAAAGTAGTTTGCAATATAATATGTTCTTATATATGTGAAATTTAATTTTGATAATATTTTATATCGTATTAAAATGATGAATACAAATTACGAAAAATATGCATAGAAATTTTTATTTTTGTTGTCTAAAATTTGCATCACTTTAAAATGATGAACTTTTTTTTCTGTCAAAAATGATGAATACAAATTATTATTTTCAATACTAGTTGTATTATATTTACTTGCTCCGTAAAATTACAAAATAACCAGAATTTTCCGCATTAAAAATCAACAAAAATGGAACCAATATTAATCTACCACTAGTGGTTAACTGGTTATGGCGATTCCGTGACGAAGAGTCCAACATCCAATACGACGACGTGAAGAACTCTTAATGACGCAACGTGTCCATCATGTACACCTTGAAAACGCCTAGTTTTCCGGTTGATGAGAACCAATCAACGGCTAAGATCTTAGTTCACTTTCCCAATAAAAATCTCTTGTCATTTCTTCAGTAGATAAGCCACTCTCTCTCTCTCTCTCTATCTCCCATTAGTGAGGTTGCGTCCATTACAAGATCTTTTAGAGTTCTCTGAGATTCATCAACTTGAAAATTAAAAGGAGAAGAGATTCCAAAACCATGGCTGCTGATCCTACAACCAAACTCTGTGTGGTCTCTGTTGTCTTGCTCTTAGCTCTTGTCTCCTCCTTGCAGGTTAGCTTTAGATGAATCTTGTTGTATATATTATTGCTCCTTGTGTTGTGCAATCAAGAAAGGTTCAAACTTTGTGTGTTTATGTCTGAATCAGGGAGTTTCAGCAGACAATCTTACCAAACAGAAACTGAACTCCAAGATACTTCAGGTTTTGTCTGA
It encodes:
- the LOC106315990 gene encoding LOW QUALITY PROTEIN: GEM-like protein 2 (The sequence of the model RefSeq protein was modified relative to this genomic sequence to represent the inferred CDS: deleted 2 bases in 1 codon), whose amino-acid sequence is MNPQYKTVNEKDSTVTHKNIGQGGRNSNNPYVQTTTPTSASDKRSKDKILEVFNRCGKKVEQVTRKAESFADGLKDHLKFSPSLSDAARARLAQGTKILVEGGPYRVYQREFGLLSAEKLLDSFVCYISTTSGPVTGVLYISNRRIAFCSDYAIRSPSTGVPAYYKVVMELEKIRSINSSSNVLKPSERYVHVVTQDGFEFWFMGFVSYMDAFNCLNKARFNYHAS